From the genome of Arvicola amphibius chromosome 9, mArvAmp1.2, whole genome shotgun sequence, one region includes:
- the Krt1 gene encoding keratin, type II cytoskeletal 1 translates to MSRQCSSSRSTCRLGGGRGFSSGSAGLVSFQRRSTSSSVRRSGGGSGGRFSGGFCGSGGSGGGFGSKSLINLGGGRSISMSVAGGGMGGGSFGGGGFGGGGFGSGGFGGSGFGGGGFGGGGFGSGGGFGGGGYGSGRFGGGFGPVCPPGGIQEVTVNQSLLQPLNMEVDPEIQKVKSHEREQIKTLNNKFASFIDKVRFLEQQNQVLQTKWELLQQVDTSTRTHNLDPYFESYISNLRRQVDQLKSDQSRMDSELKNMQDLVEDYRNKYEEEINKRTNAENEFVTIKKDVDAAYMSKVELQAKVDNLQQEIDFLTALYREELSQMQTHISETNVILSMDNNRTLDLDSIISEVKAQYDDICQRSKAEAETFYQSKYEELQVTAGRHGDSVKTSKMEISELNRAIQRLRSEIDGVKKQISHMQQNISEAEQRGESALKDAQNKLNELEDAMTQAKEELARLLRDYQELMNTKLALDMEIATYRTLLEGEEIRMSGECTPNVSVSVSTSHTSISGSSSRGGGGYGSGGGSYGSGGGGSYGGGSGGGGSYGGGSGGGSYGGGSGSGGGSYGGSGGGGSGGHRGGSGGGGGSSGGSYSSSGGGRGGSSSSGVKSSGGSSSVKFVSTSYSRGAR, encoded by the exons ATGAGTCGACAGTGTAGTAGCAGCAGGTCTACCTGCCGACTTGGGGGCGGCAGAGGCTTCAGCTCGGGTTCTGCAGGCCTTGTCAGCTTCCAGCGCCGATCCACCAGCAGCTCTGTGCGCCGCAGTGGAGGAGGCAGTGGCGGGAGATTTTCAGGAGGCTTCTGTGGGAGTGGGGGTTCTGGTGGTGGCTTTGGAAGTAAAAGCCTGATTAACCTTGGAGGTGGCAGGAGCATCTCCATGAGTGTGGCTGGAGGTGGCATGGGTGGTGGGAGCTTCGGTGGTGGTGGCTTTGGGGGGGGTGGTTTTGGTAGTGGTGGTTTTGGTGGCAGTGGTTTTGGTGGcggtggttttggtggtggtggctttGGCAGTGGAGGTGGTTTTGGTGGTGGCGGATATGGGAGTGGTAGATTTGGTGGTGGTTTTGGGCCTGTCTGCCCCCCTGGTGGCATCCAGGAAGTCACTGTCAACCAGAGCCTCCTGCAACCTCTCAATATGGAAGTAGACCCTGAGATTCAAAAAGTGAAGTCTCATGAGAGAGAGCAGATCAAGACACTCAACAACAAATTTGCCTCTTTCATTGACAAG GTGCGCTTCCTGGAGCAGCAGAACCAGGTGCTGCAAACCAAATGGGAGCTGCTGCAGCAGGTGGACACCTCAACCAGGACCCACAATTTAGACCCCTACTTTGAGTCATATATTAGCAACCTCAGAAGGCAAGTGGACCAACTGAAGAGTGACCAATCACGGATGGATTCGGAACTGAAGAACATGCAGGACTTGGTGGAAGATTACAGGAACAA GTACGAGGAAGAGATCAACAAGAGGACAAACGCAGAGAATGAGTTTGTGACCATCAAGAAG GACGTGGATGCGGCTTATATGAGCAAGGTAGAACTCCAGGCCAAGGTGGACAACCTGCAGCAGGAGATCGACTTCCTCACAGCGCTCTACCGCGAG GAATTGTCTCAGATGCAGACTCACATCAGTGAGACCAATGTCATCCTGTCCATGGACAACAACCGCACCTTGGACTTGGACAGCATCATCTCTGAAGTCAAGGCCCAGTATGATGACATCTGCCAGAGGAGCAAGGCAGAAGCGGAGACATTTTACCAGAGCAAG TATGAAGAGCTGCAGGTCACGGCTGGCAGACATGGTGACAGTGTGAAAACTTCCAAGATGGAGATTTCTGAGCTGAACCGAGCCATTCAGAGACTTCGATCCGAAATTGATGGTGTCAAGAAGCAG ATCTCACACATGCAGCAGAACATCAGTGAAGCCGAGCAGCGTGGCGAGAGCGCTCTCAAAGATGCTCAGAACAAGCTGAATGAGCTGGAGGACGCCATGACACAGGCCAAGGAGGAACTGGCCCGGCTGCTGCGGGACTACCAGGAGCTGATGAACACCAAGCTGGCCCTGGACATGGAGATCGCCACCTACAGGACCctcctggaaggagaggagatcAG GATGTCTGGAGAGTGCACCCCCAACGTGAGCGTGT CGGTGAGCACCAGCCACACCAGCATCAGCGGAAGCAGTAGCCGAGGTGGCGGCGGATACGGATCCGGAGGTGGCAGTTACGGCTCTGGAGGCGGCGGCAGCTACGGCGGCGGCTCTGGAGGCGGCGGCAGCTACGGCGGCGGCTCTGGAGGTGGCAGCTACGGCGGCGGCTCCGGAAGTGGCGGCGGCAGCTATGGTGGCTCCGGCGGCGGCGGCAGTGGGGGCCACAGAGGTGGTTCTGGAGGGGGCGGTGGCAGCTCCGGAGGCAGCTACAGTTCCTCTGGAGGAGGCCGTGGAGGATCTAGCTCCTCGGGCGTTAAGTCCTCTGGTGGCAGTTCTAGCGTGAAGTTCGTTTCCACTAGTTACTCCCGAGGGGCCAGATAG
- the Krt77 gene encoding keratin, type II cytoskeletal 1b has product MSHRFSSQSAFSSRSRRAYSSRSSSGFGGGRQVVGSVCQSRGRCSGGGYGGGFSSRSLYNLGGSKSIFGSLVGRSASGFCPGGGAGGFGAGRSFGGGGFGGGGYGGGRFGGAFGGAGFGGLGGFGPSFPPGGIHEVTINQSLLEPLHLEVDPEIQRVKNQEREQIKTLNNKFASFIDKVRFLEQQNQVLQTKWELLQQVNTTTRTSSLEPIFESYISQLQRQVDFLNSERSRQNLEIRSMQDVVEDYKSKYEDEINKRTNAENDFVVMKKDVDAAFMGKSDLQSKVDTLYGEVNFLKYLFDTELSQMQTHISDTNVILSMDNNRSLDLDSIIDAVRVQYELIAQKSKDEAEALYQTKYQELQITAGKHGDDLKNSKMEISELNRNIQRLQAEIASVKKQIEQMHGSISDAEERGERALQDAKQKLQDMDEALQQSKEELARLLRDYQAMLGAKLSLDVEIATYRQLLEGEESRMSGELQSQVSISVQSSQVTVGGGSYGGGSGGGSGGYSGGYSSSRGGGGGGGYGGGAGSRGGGGGGSYGSSSKSSSKYSGGGRSGGSSRTQIVQTSTHSSRRRVVE; this is encoded by the exons ATGAGTCACAGGTTTAGCTCGCAGTCTGCTTTTAGCTCGAGGAGCAGGAGGGCCTACAGCAGCAGGTCCTCCTCAGGCTTTGGCGGTGGGCGGCAGGTTGTGGGATCTGTGTGCCAGTCACGGGGGAGGTGCAGTGGCGGTGGTTATGGAGGGGGGTTTAGCTCCCGGAGTCTCTACAATCTGGGCGGTAGTAAAAGCATCTTTGGGAGCCTAGTAGGGAGAAGCGCCAGTGGTTTCTGCCCcgggggaggagcaggaggatttGGAGCGGGAAGAAGTTTTGGGGGTGGTGGCTTTGGAGGCGGTGGCTATGGCGGTGGCAGATTTGGAGGTGCCTTTGGGGGTGCTGGATTTGGTGGGCTTGGGGGATTCGGTCCGTCTTTTCCTCCTGGGGGTATCCATGAGGTGACTATTAACCAGAGCCTCCTGGAACCCCTACACCTGGAGGTAGACCCTGAAATTCAGAGGGTCAAGAACCAGGAGCGTGAGCAGATCAAGACTCTCAACAACAAGTTTGCCTCATTCATCGACAAG GTGCGCTTCCTGGAGCAGCAGAACCAGGTGCTACAGACAAAATGGGAGCTGCTGCAGCAGGTGAACACCACAACTCGAACCAGCAGCCTGGAGCCCATCTTCGAGAGTTACATCAGTCaactgcagaggcaggtggattttctGAACTCTGAGCGGTCACGCCAAAACTTGGAGATCAGGAGCATGCAGGATGTCGTGGAGGACTACAAGAGCAA GTATGAGGATGAAATCAACAAGCGGACCAATGCTGAGAATGACTTTGTTGTTATGAAGAAG GATGTGGATGCCGCTTTCATGGGCAAATCAGACCTGCAGTCCAAAGTGGACACGCTGTATGGGGAGGTCAACTTCCTGAAATATCTATTTGATACG GAGCTGTCCCAGATGCAGACGCACATCAGTGACACCAATGTCATCTTGTCGATGGACAACAACCGCTCCCTGGACCTGGACAGCATCATCGATGCGGTGCGAGTGCAGTATGAACTGATCGCACAGAAGAGCAAGGATGAAGCCGAGGCTCTGTACCAGACCAAG TACCAGGAACTGCAGATCACAGCCGGGAAACATGGAGATGACTTGAAAAACAGCAAGATGGAGATCTCAGAGCTCAACCGCAACATCCAGAGGCTGCAGGCAGAGATCGCCAGCGTGAAGAAGCAG ATCGAACAGATGCACGGATCCATTTCCGatgcagaggagagaggagaaagggctcTCCAGGATGCAAAGCAAAAGCTGCAAGACATGGACGAGGCTCTCCAACAGTCTAAGGAGGAGCTAGCCAGGCTGCTGAGAGACTACCAGGCAATGCTGGGGGCCAAGCTGTCCTTGGATGTGGAGATCGCCACCTACCGCCAGTTGCTGGAGGGCGAGGAGAGCAG GATGTCGGGGGAGCTGCAGAGTCAAGTGAGCATCT CTGTGCAGAGCAGTCAGGTGACTGTAGGCGGCGGCAGCTACGGTGGAGGCAGCGGCGGGGGTTCAGGCGGTTACAGCGGTGGATACAGCAGCTCCcgcgggggcggcggcggcggaggttACGGAGGAGGAGCAGGCTCTcgcgggggcggcggcggcggcagctaCGGCTCGAGCAGCAAAAGCAGCAGCAAATACAGCGGCGGCGGCCGGAGCGGCGGCTCCTCCCGCACTCAGATAGTGCAGACCTCCACCCACAGTTCGCGGAGGCGCGTGGTGGAGTAG